One Chitinophaga sp. H8 DNA window includes the following coding sequences:
- a CDS encoding YkgJ family cysteine cluster protein, translating into MNELLENWEEKAQEKQKQNKQYLQKLQSKRGRGVEKLLPDLHEEAFSNIDCLQCANCCKTISPRFKPPDIKRIAKYLGMKEAAVIDQYLLMDKEGDYVTKSSPCPFLDSDNYCSIYPARPGDCENYPYTDSYHFFKRPNITYLNSTICPAVYFVLEKLKKELPL; encoded by the coding sequence ATGAACGAATTATTAGAAAACTGGGAGGAAAAGGCACAGGAAAAGCAAAAGCAGAACAAACAGTACCTGCAAAAGCTGCAATCCAAAAGGGGCCGTGGTGTGGAAAAGCTGTTGCCCGATTTGCACGAAGAAGCTTTCAGCAATATAGACTGCCTGCAATGTGCCAATTGCTGTAAAACGATCAGCCCCCGGTTTAAGCCACCCGATATTAAGCGTATTGCCAAATACCTTGGCATGAAAGAAGCGGCGGTAATAGACCAATACCTGCTGATGGACAAAGAGGGGGATTATGTTACCAAATCCAGCCCCTGCCCGTTCCTGGATAGTGATAACTATTGCAGCATTTATCCTGCCCGCCCCGGTGATTGCGAAAATTACCCCTATACAGACAGCTACCATTTTTTTAAAAGGCCTAATATCACCTATCTTAATTCTACCATCTGCCCGGCTGTATATTTTGTGTTGGAAAAACTGAAAAAAGAATTGCCGCTGTAG
- a CDS encoding MFS transporter: MDNSVNIKNDPYASLRFPEFNHYLVIRFAIVFALTMQFAIVEWRVYELARDPFSLGLIGLAEVIPAVLLAPFAGHMVDKLEKRGVLLKCVIAYLGIGTGLFLLTWDVTTQHLSKTTVLALIYALVFCGGIIRSFTSPATFTLLSLLVPRTLYANASTWSSSAWQIGAVIGPALGGLCIHWFGVHWSILLVVVVFLAPLISLLQIKPKPIYYKSQGESFVESITKGMRFVWQTKVVLGALALDMFAVLFGGAVAMLPAFATDVLHTDALGYGLLRAAPAVGALVTMFILAHRPLVHKPGIKLLAAVFGFGLCIIVFGLSKSFLLSMLVLLLSGSLDGVSVIIRQTILQLKTPDDMRGRVASVSSMFVGSSNELGAFESGFMARAIGLVPSVVFGGCVTLGVVITTYVISPAMRKLDLKP; the protein is encoded by the coding sequence TTGGATAATTCGGTAAATATAAAAAACGACCCATACGCGTCTCTTCGTTTCCCGGAATTTAACCATTACCTCGTTATACGTTTTGCCATTGTATTTGCCCTCACGATGCAATTCGCTATTGTGGAGTGGAGAGTATATGAACTGGCACGGGATCCGTTTTCCTTAGGCCTGATTGGCCTGGCAGAAGTAATACCCGCCGTACTCCTGGCCCCCTTTGCAGGGCATATGGTAGATAAGCTGGAGAAAAGAGGCGTACTGCTGAAATGTGTGATTGCTTACCTCGGTATCGGCACCGGATTATTTCTGCTTACCTGGGATGTGACTACCCAACACCTGTCAAAAACAACGGTGCTGGCTTTAATATATGCGTTGGTGTTTTGCGGGGGTATTATACGTTCCTTTACCAGTCCGGCAACCTTTACCTTACTTTCCCTGCTGGTACCCCGGACACTGTATGCCAATGCATCCACCTGGAGCAGCTCCGCCTGGCAGATAGGCGCTGTGATAGGTCCGGCCCTGGGTGGGTTATGTATTCACTGGTTTGGGGTACACTGGTCTATATTACTGGTAGTAGTTGTTTTCTTAGCGCCCCTGATCAGTTTGTTACAGATCAAACCCAAACCAATCTACTATAAATCCCAGGGCGAAAGTTTTGTGGAAAGTATTACCAAAGGCATGCGCTTTGTATGGCAAACCAAGGTAGTACTGGGTGCCCTGGCACTGGATATGTTTGCCGTATTGTTTGGTGGTGCGGTAGCCATGCTGCCGGCCTTTGCCACCGATGTACTGCATACGGATGCACTGGGCTATGGCTTATTGCGGGCAGCGCCTGCTGTGGGTGCACTGGTTACCATGTTCATCCTCGCACATAGACCGCTGGTACACAAGCCAGGTATCAAACTGCTGGCAGCGGTATTTGGTTTCGGCTTATGCATAATTGTATTCGGCCTGTCCAAAAGCTTCTTGCTGTCTATGCTGGTGCTGTTACTTAGCGGCTCACTGGATGGGGTGAGTGTGATTATCCGGCAAACGATCCTGCAACTGAAAACGCCGGATGATATGCGTGGACGTGTAGCTTCCGTGAGCTCCATGTTTGTAGGTTCCTCCAATGAGCTGGGTGCTTTTGAAAGTGGATTCATGGCCCGCGCTATTGGACTGGTACCTTCTGTAGTATTTGGTGGATGCGTTACCCTCGGCGTAGTCATTACCACTTATGTGATTTCTCCGGCCATGCGAAAACTGGACCTGAAGCCCTAG
- a CDS encoding PQQ-dependent sugar dehydrogenase — protein sequence MKTCRLILGSLVFFLASSFISPLLPVTGTDDGPPARKARLQLVTDHFISPVNMAVPRDGSGRLFFCQKEGKVWIVRNGQLLTQPFLDVSGEMVSINPGYDERGLLGMAFHPQFKQNGKFYVYYSVPSRTRGSNHKSRLAEFTVTAGKPDEANMASKRIVMEIEQPESNHNGGQIAFGADGYLYVSLGDGGGGGDRHGTTGNGQDLGTWLGKILRIDVNGDPYQVPKDNPFVGKEGVKPEIWAYGLRNVWRFSFDKATNRLFAGDVGQNKYEEVDIITKGGNYGWRIMEGFHDFNVPAGADKSALIPPIYEYDHGDGISITGGYVYHGKALPELKGQYVFGDYNGKTWVLVPVGNKWERAELELSGKPAESLQILSWGEDEAGELYMLTSSSTRDGFKGAVYKLVK from the coding sequence ATGAAAACATGCCGCTTAATATTGGGTAGCCTGGTGTTTTTCCTGGCCAGTAGTTTTATCAGTCCTTTGTTGCCCGTAACGGGAACGGATGATGGTCCTCCGGCCCGTAAGGCGCGGTTGCAACTTGTAACTGACCATTTTATTTCTCCGGTAAACATGGCGGTACCGCGGGATGGTTCCGGCCGTTTGTTTTTTTGCCAGAAGGAAGGAAAGGTGTGGATCGTACGCAACGGACAATTATTAACGCAGCCATTCCTGGATGTAAGCGGGGAAATGGTGTCGATCAATCCGGGGTATGATGAACGTGGCTTGCTGGGTATGGCATTTCATCCACAGTTTAAGCAAAATGGTAAGTTTTATGTGTACTATAGTGTACCATCCCGTACCAGGGGGAGTAACCATAAAAGCCGGCTGGCGGAGTTTACGGTTACCGCCGGCAAACCTGATGAGGCCAATATGGCTTCTAAAAGGATAGTGATGGAAATAGAACAGCCGGAGTCTAATCATAATGGTGGGCAGATCGCGTTCGGGGCGGATGGTTACCTGTATGTTTCCCTGGGCGATGGCGGTGGTGGCGGCGACAGGCATGGCACTACCGGAAATGGGCAGGACCTGGGCACCTGGCTCGGAAAGATATTGCGTATTGATGTAAACGGAGATCCTTATCAGGTACCTAAAGACAACCCATTTGTGGGTAAGGAAGGGGTGAAACCGGAAATATGGGCATATGGCCTCCGGAATGTCTGGCGTTTTTCTTTCGACAAAGCCACAAACCGGTTATTTGCCGGGGATGTAGGGCAGAATAAATATGAAGAAGTGGATATCATCACCAAAGGGGGGAATTATGGCTGGCGTATTATGGAAGGATTCCACGATTTTAATGTACCTGCCGGCGCAGATAAAAGCGCGCTGATACCTCCTATATACGAATATGATCATGGGGACGGGATCAGTATCACCGGAGGATATGTGTATCATGGTAAGGCATTGCCGGAGCTGAAAGGGCAATATGTATTCGGGGATTATAATGGTAAAACATGGGTATTGGTACCGGTAGGGAATAAATGGGAAAGAGCGGAGCTGGAACTGAGCGGAAAACCAGCAGAGAGTTTACAGATTCTGAGCTGGGGAGAAGATGAGGCCGGAGAGCTGTATATGCTTACCAGTTCTTCCACCCGGGATGGGTTTAAAGGAGCAGTATATAAACTTGTGAAATAG
- a CDS encoding carboxy terminal-processing peptidase, with amino-acid sequence MRMKVIIPVVLLSISAGVLAFNKLGHTEDPPGRYEVIMSLVGQMMKEGHYQPKPMDDAFSKEVFTKYLKNLDGEKKFFLQSDIKGLEGLSTHIDDELRGAPLDCFRSINELIKKRVAEAAAIYPQLLAQPFDFTQEEKVVLDPEKIDFPADEAARKEAWRKVLKYRTLEKLTDLQEMREKEKAKKDSKDDIRTKTDTQLEVEARDKVKKLYDRYFDRLKNKQNDNERFSMYVNAITTTMDPHTDYFPPAEKRLFEEQMAGKFYGIGAQLKEEDGKIRIVSIVTGSPSWKQGQLKANDVILKVAQADKEPVDIAGYDIEEAVKLIRGGKGTVVKLTIKSVDGTVKDVAITRGEIILDETFAKSAIINGEHKIGYIYLPEFYNDFNDRNGARCADDVAKEIQKLKAEKVDGVILDLRFNGGGSLQDVVQMAGFFIPEGPIVQVRSRGGDAVVLRDRDKNVQYDGPLAIMVNEYSASASEIMAAAMQDYKRAVIIGSTSTFGKGTVQRLFNLDDFYPSKDPNSSLGGLKLTQQKFYRANGGSTQLRGVASDIVLPDPYYEVGEKKDKDALAWDEIPKATYTPWTNPVDVEALQKGSAKRVAASAAFKLMNENIATVRNLEKQETYSLNMQTFKAEQKSNTAALKKYDAVNDKVKELNIVNIKSDLDKMSGDSSKLTRNKDWIKFRAKDIYLDEAVNVMNDLIVLSLPKMKRKLQEN; translated from the coding sequence ATGAGAATGAAAGTGATTATACCCGTAGTGTTGCTGAGCATATCCGCAGGGGTGTTAGCCTTTAATAAATTAGGCCATACGGAAGATCCTCCGGGCCGTTACGAGGTGATTATGAGCCTGGTCGGTCAGATGATGAAAGAAGGGCACTACCAGCCTAAGCCAATGGACGATGCATTTTCCAAAGAAGTATTTACCAAGTATTTAAAGAACCTGGACGGGGAGAAGAAGTTTTTTCTCCAGAGTGATATAAAAGGTCTGGAAGGTTTATCCACGCATATTGACGATGAACTGAGAGGGGCACCGTTGGATTGTTTCCGCAGCATTAACGAGCTGATCAAGAAGCGGGTAGCAGAAGCCGCCGCTATTTATCCGCAGTTGCTGGCCCAGCCTTTTGATTTCACCCAGGAAGAAAAAGTAGTATTGGATCCGGAAAAGATAGATTTCCCGGCCGATGAAGCCGCCCGTAAGGAAGCCTGGCGCAAAGTGCTGAAATACCGCACATTGGAAAAGCTGACTGACCTCCAGGAAATGCGGGAGAAGGAAAAGGCTAAAAAAGATAGCAAAGATGATATCAGGACTAAAACGGATACGCAACTGGAGGTAGAAGCCCGTGATAAGGTGAAGAAATTGTACGATCGTTATTTTGACCGCTTAAAGAATAAGCAGAATGATAACGAACGCTTCAGCATGTACGTAAATGCTATCACTACTACGATGGATCCTCATACTGATTATTTCCCGCCAGCAGAAAAAAGACTTTTTGAAGAGCAGATGGCAGGTAAATTCTACGGTATCGGTGCCCAGCTGAAAGAAGAAGATGGTAAGATCAGGATTGTGAGCATTGTTACTGGTAGTCCCAGCTGGAAACAGGGACAACTGAAAGCCAATGATGTGATCCTGAAAGTAGCACAGGCAGATAAGGAGCCCGTGGATATTGCCGGTTATGATATAGAAGAAGCCGTGAAACTGATCCGTGGCGGTAAAGGAACTGTGGTAAAACTCACGATCAAAAGTGTAGATGGCACTGTAAAGGATGTGGCTATCACCCGTGGTGAAATTATCTTGGATGAAACCTTTGCGAAGTCTGCTATCATCAATGGAGAGCATAAGATCGGGTATATCTATCTGCCTGAATTCTATAATGATTTTAATGACCGTAACGGTGCTCGTTGTGCCGATGATGTAGCTAAGGAAATACAGAAGCTGAAAGCGGAAAAAGTAGATGGTGTGATTCTGGATCTGCGTTTTAATGGCGGTGGTTCTTTGCAGGATGTGGTACAGATGGCCGGGTTCTTTATTCCGGAAGGTCCTATTGTACAGGTACGTTCCCGTGGTGGTGATGCTGTAGTGCTACGCGACCGGGATAAAAATGTACAGTATGATGGTCCGCTGGCTATAATGGTAAATGAATACAGTGCCTCCGCTTCCGAAATTATGGCTGCAGCCATGCAGGACTATAAGAGGGCGGTGATCATTGGCAGCACGTCTACCTTCGGTAAAGGCACTGTACAGCGCTTGTTTAACCTGGACGACTTTTACCCCAGCAAAGATCCTAACAGCAGCCTGGGTGGATTAAAACTTACCCAGCAGAAGTTTTACCGTGCAAACGGTGGTTCTACGCAGCTGAGAGGGGTAGCATCAGACATCGTATTACCTGATCCTTACTATGAAGTAGGGGAGAAGAAAGATAAAGATGCACTGGCCTGGGATGAAATTCCTAAAGCTACTTACACCCCCTGGACTAATCCGGTAGATGTAGAAGCATTACAGAAGGGAAGTGCAAAAAGAGTAGCTGCAAGTGCTGCCTTTAAACTGATGAATGAAAATATCGCTACTGTCAGGAACCTGGAAAAGCAGGAAACCTATTCGCTCAATATGCAAACGTTTAAAGCAGAGCAGAAAAGCAATACAGCTGCTTTAAAGAAATATGATGCGGTGAATGACAAGGTGAAAGAACTGAACATCGTGAACATTAAATCCGACCTGGATAAAATGTCTGGTGATTCTTCCAAACTGACCAGGAATAAAGACTGGATCAAGTTCCGGGCAAAAGACATTTACCTGGATGAAGCGGTAAATGTCATGAATGATCTGATTGTACTTTCTTTACCTAAGATGAAAAGGAAGTTGCAGGAAAACTAA